A genomic window from Yoonia rosea includes:
- a CDS encoding adenosine deaminase, protein MSFRTLPKVELHTHLEGCAPPDFIKGLAAEKKIDISKIFTADGGYAFRDFDHFLKVYEAACTTLQTPEDFRRLTMAVLEETAFHGVVYMETFVSPDFCGGGDLAAWRDYLAAMEDAAAEAEETLGITLKGIVTGIRHFGPEACKPAARCAAETYGDFIVGYGMAGGEMVGRPGDYSYSFDMAREAGMPLTCHAGEWGGAAMVAETLRDLKVARIGHGIGAISDPALIEEIAEKDIVLEVCPGSNVVLKAVKDWDSHPIAKLRDAGVKVTVSTDDPPFFHTTMTDEYEMLHRTFGWDEDDFKALNETAIAAAFCDDDTKARIAKRLEPTP, encoded by the coding sequence ATGAGTTTTCGCACTCTCCCCAAAGTCGAGCTGCATACACATCTCGAAGGTTGCGCGCCGCCGGATTTTATCAAAGGGCTGGCGGCTGAAAAGAAGATCGACATCAGCAAGATATTCACGGCCGACGGCGGCTATGCCTTCCGCGATTTCGACCATTTCCTGAAGGTTTATGAGGCGGCTTGCACGACGTTGCAAACGCCTGAGGATTTCCGTCGCCTCACCATGGCCGTGCTGGAAGAAACAGCCTTTCACGGTGTGGTCTATATGGAAACTTTCGTGTCCCCCGATTTTTGCGGCGGTGGCGATCTGGCCGCTTGGAGAGACTATCTCGCCGCGATGGAAGATGCAGCAGCCGAGGCGGAAGAGACGCTGGGGATCACGCTGAAGGGGATCGTGACAGGGATCCGCCATTTCGGGCCCGAGGCCTGCAAGCCCGCCGCACGCTGCGCCGCCGAAACTTACGGTGATTTCATCGTGGGTTACGGCATGGCCGGTGGTGAAATGGTCGGACGCCCCGGTGATTACAGTTACAGCTTTGACATGGCACGCGAAGCGGGAATGCCGTTGACCTGCCATGCGGGCGAATGGGGTGGGGCGGCGATGGTTGCCGAGACCCTGCGCGATCTGAAGGTCGCGCGGATTGGTCACGGGATCGGGGCGATAAGCGATCCTGCGCTGATTGAAGAAATTGCCGAGAAAGACATCGTACTCGAGGTCTGTCCCGGATCGAATGTGGTTCTGAAAGCTGTCAAAGACTGGGACAGCCACCCGATTGCGAAGCTGCGTGACGCCGGTGTGAAAGTGACTGTTTCAACAGACGATCCGCCCTTTTTTCACACAACAATGACCGACGAATACGAGATGCTTCACCGGACCTTTGGTTGGGACGAAGACGACTTCAAAGCGCTGAATGAAACTGCCATTGCCGCCGCGTTCTGCGATGACGACACCAAAGCCCGCATTGCCAAAAGACTGGAGCCCACCCCATGA
- a CDS encoding acetyl-CoA C-acetyltransferase — protein MTEAYIYDAIRTPRGKGRKDGSLHEVTSARLSAGVLNALKERNNLEGHAVEDVIWGNVTQVGEQGGCLARTAVLASDLDQSIPGLAINRFCASGMEAVNLAANQVKGGAGQAYIAGGVEMMGRVAMGSDGAAIAVDPSIAMETYFVPQGISADIIATEYGFSRDDADQLAMESQKRAKAAWDDKRFDKSVVTVRDINGLAILDHDEYMRPETNMQTLGSLNPAFQAMGEVMPGFDKVALMKYPHLEKINHIHHAGNSSGIVDGAAGVLIGSKEWGEAMGLKPRARIKATAKIGTDPTIMLTGPVPVTEKILKDSGMSISDIDLFEVNEAFASVVLRFMQAFDVDNSKVNVNGGSIAMGHPLGATGAIIIGTLLDELERTGQGTGLATLCIASGMGAATIIERV, from the coding sequence ATGACCGAAGCCTATATCTATGATGCCATCCGCACCCCGCGCGGTAAGGGCCGCAAGGACGGAAGCCTGCACGAGGTGACATCTGCGCGCCTGTCCGCGGGCGTGCTGAACGCGCTGAAAGAGCGCAACAACCTTGAGGGTCACGCCGTTGAAGATGTGATCTGGGGCAACGTCACCCAAGTCGGCGAACAGGGCGGCTGTCTTGCGCGCACGGCCGTGCTGGCCTCGGATCTGGACCAGTCCATCCCCGGTCTCGCGATCAACCGGTTCTGTGCCTCGGGCATGGAGGCCGTGAACCTCGCCGCCAACCAAGTCAAAGGCGGCGCAGGTCAGGCCTATATCGCGGGCGGCGTGGAAATGATGGGCCGTGTGGCCATGGGCTCGGACGGTGCGGCGATTGCGGTTGATCCATCCATCGCGATGGAGACCTATTTTGTCCCGCAGGGTATCTCTGCCGATATCATCGCCACCGAGTATGGTTTCAGCCGTGATGACGCCGACCAGCTGGCGATGGAAAGCCAGAAACGCGCCAAAGCCGCTTGGGATGACAAGCGCTTTGATAAATCCGTCGTCACTGTGCGCGATATCAACGGTTTGGCCATTCTGGATCACGACGAATACATGCGCCCCGAGACGAACATGCAAACTCTGGGTTCACTGAACCCTGCGTTTCAGGCCATGGGCGAAGTCATGCCCGGCTTCGACAAGGTCGCGCTGATGAAGTACCCGCACCTTGAGAAGATCAACCATATCCACCACGCCGGTAACTCATCCGGTATCGTAGATGGCGCCGCTGGCGTGCTGATCGGGTCCAAGGAATGGGGCGAGGCGATGGGCCTGAAACCGCGCGCGCGCATCAAAGCAACCGCCAAGATCGGGACCGATCCGACGATCATGCTGACAGGGCCTGTGCCCGTGACCGAGAAAATCCTCAAGGATTCTGGCATGAGCATCAGCGACATCGACCTGTTTGAGGTGAACGAGGCATTCGCTTCGGTCGTGCTGCGTTTCATGCAGGCCTTTGATGTGGACAACAGCAAGGTCAACGTCAACGGTGGCTCCATCGCCATGGGTCACCCGCTTGGTGCGACCGGTGCGATCATCATCGGCACCCTACTGGACGAGCTTGAGCGCACCGGTCAGGGCACCGGCCTTGCCACGCTCTGCATCGCCTCGGGCATGGGGGCGGCGACGATTATCGAGCGGGTGTAA
- a CDS encoding AMP-binding protein, producing the protein MGWMRDETGLEKRAANYVPLTPLSHLQRAALIFADREAVVYGKTRLTYAQYYRRVSRLASALTKVGVQPGDVVATLLPNIPAQSEAAFGVPACGAVLNTINTRLDVDTVAYIFDHGEAKVALVDSQFLPLAMAAADLMEGPAPIIIEVPDDQAGVHAIGAQQNYEDFLATGDPDFAWILPEDEWESLALNYTSGTTGRPKGVVYHHRGAYLMTMGTPISWELPLFLRYLQIVPLFHCNGWNHTWMLPALGGTAICCRDITAKAIYDAIGDEKITHFGGAPIVLNLLVNAKDADRRTFDHVVEVFTAGAPPAPATLAAIGKLGFNVKQVYGLTETYGHVTECIWDDAWDALPEADQAAIKARQGVGFPIMEDVTVVDDHMRQVPRDGATQGEIVMRGNAVMKGYLKNPQATEKAFAGGYFHSEDLAIQHPGGAMQISDRAKDIIISGGENISSVEVEGALMHHPAVNLCAVVAKPDEKWGEVPCAFVELKDGASAEEADIIAFTRTRLAGFKCPKKVVFQELPKTSTGKIQKFELRNLAKTF; encoded by the coding sequence ATGGGTTGGATGCGCGATGAAACCGGGCTCGAAAAGCGGGCGGCAAATTATGTGCCGCTGACGCCTTTGTCGCATTTGCAGCGCGCGGCGCTGATCTTTGCCGATCGCGAAGCGGTGGTGTACGGCAAGACCCGCCTGACCTATGCACAATACTATCGGCGCGTCTCGCGGTTGGCCTCGGCCCTGACCAAGGTTGGTGTGCAACCGGGTGACGTGGTTGCGACACTTCTTCCCAATATCCCCGCGCAATCCGAAGCGGCCTTCGGTGTTCCTGCCTGTGGTGCGGTGCTGAACACAATCAACACCCGTCTGGATGTGGATACGGTGGCGTATATCTTTGACCATGGAGAAGCCAAGGTCGCCTTGGTAGACAGCCAGTTCCTGCCACTTGCCATGGCCGCAGCGGACCTGATGGAGGGCCCCGCCCCGATCATCATCGAAGTGCCTGATGATCAGGCCGGGGTCCATGCAATCGGCGCGCAGCAGAATTACGAAGATTTTCTCGCGACAGGAGATCCCGATTTTGCTTGGATCCTGCCTGAGGACGAATGGGAAAGCCTCGCGCTGAATTATACATCCGGCACCACTGGCCGCCCCAAAGGCGTGGTTTATCACCACCGCGGTGCATACCTGATGACGATGGGTACACCAATCAGCTGGGAGTTGCCGCTCTTTTTGCGCTATTTGCAAATCGTCCCGCTCTTTCACTGCAACGGCTGGAACCACACGTGGATGCTACCCGCCTTGGGCGGCACAGCGATCTGTTGTCGCGATATTACGGCCAAGGCAATCTATGACGCGATTGGCGATGAAAAGATCACGCATTTTGGCGGCGCGCCAATTGTGCTCAATTTGCTGGTAAACGCGAAAGACGCCGATCGCCGTACCTTTGATCATGTGGTTGAGGTCTTTACCGCAGGCGCGCCCCCTGCCCCTGCAACGCTGGCCGCGATCGGCAAACTAGGGTTCAACGTGAAACAGGTCTACGGGCTGACCGAGACATACGGGCACGTGACGGAATGTATCTGGGATGACGCATGGGATGCACTGCCCGAAGCAGATCAGGCAGCGATCAAGGCACGCCAAGGCGTCGGTTTTCCGATCATGGAAGATGTAACAGTGGTCGATGATCACATGCGGCAAGTCCCGCGTGACGGGGCCACCCAAGGCGAGATCGTGATGCGCGGCAACGCTGTGATGAAAGGCTATCTCAAAAACCCCCAGGCCACGGAAAAGGCCTTTGCAGGCGGGTATTTCCACTCCGAAGACCTCGCCATCCAGCACCCGGGCGGGGCGATGCAAATCTCGGACCGTGCCAAGGACATAATCATTTCCGGCGGCGAGAATATCAGTTCGGTCGAAGTCGAGGGTGCACTGATGCACCACCCGGCAGTGAACCTTTGTGCAGTGGTCGCCAAGCCGGACGAGAAATGGGGCGAAGTCCCCTGTGCTTTTGTCGAACTGAAGGATGGCGCCAGCGCGGAAGAAGCAGATATCATCGCATTTACGCGAACACGATTGGCAGGGTTCAAATGCCCCAAGAAAGTCGTGTTCCAAGAGCTGCCCAAAACATCGACCGGAAAAATCCAGAAGTTTGAACTCCGCAATCTGGCGAAGACGTTTTAG
- a CDS encoding glutathione S-transferase family protein — translation MTMKLHCFGESGHSYKVAMALSMMDVEWEPVFIDFFKGESRSPEYRELNIMGEAPVLEDGDLTLTQSGVILDYLSSKTGKMGGRSADARREVLRWMFFDNHKVSSIAGVLRFQMNYLPEEKRNADVIAFLAGRLSSALKTLDDQLSNHAWLAGDDITVADLSCAGYLFYPEPFTFDRADYPNINRWLDAIAAQPGWKPPYELMQRAFPAPA, via the coding sequence ATGACCATGAAACTGCATTGTTTTGGCGAAAGCGGCCATTCGTACAAGGTCGCGATGGCGCTCTCGATGATGGATGTCGAATGGGAGCCAGTTTTCATCGACTTCTTCAAAGGCGAGAGCCGCAGCCCGGAATACCGCGAATTGAACATCATGGGCGAAGCGCCCGTGCTGGAAGACGGTGACCTGACCCTGACGCAATCGGGCGTGATCCTTGATTACCTCAGCTCAAAGACCGGCAAGATGGGCGGCCGCTCCGCCGATGCACGCCGTGAAGTGCTGCGGTGGATGTTCTTTGACAACCACAAAGTCTCGAGCATTGCTGGCGTTCTGCGGTTCCAGATGAACTATCTGCCGGAAGAGAAACGCAACGCCGATGTTATCGCCTTTCTGGCGGGGCGTCTGTCCAGCGCACTCAAAACGCTGGACGATCAGTTGAGCAATCACGCGTGGCTTGCCGGTGATGACATCACCGTCGCGGACCTGAGTTGCGCAGGCTACCTGTTTTACCCCGAGCCGTTCACATTTGACCGTGCCGATTACCCCAATATCAACCGCTGGCTTGATGCCATCGCCGCCCAGCCCGGTTGGAAACCACCTTATGAATTGATGCAGCGCGCCTTTCCTGCGCCTGCGTAA
- the upp gene encoding uracil phosphoribosyltransferase, protein MTEHVTHVTHPLVQHKLTLMRQSDTSTALFRQLLREISQLLAYEVTRGLPMTTKRIDTPLEPMDAPVIDGKKLALVSILRAGNGLLDGVLELIPSARVGFVGLYRDEETLKPVQYYFKVPTELEDRLVIAVDPMLATGNSSVAAIDLLKQAGATNIRFLCLLAAPEGIARMREAHPDVPIVTAAIDSHLNEKGYIVPGLGDAGDRMFGTK, encoded by the coding sequence ATGACCGAACACGTCACACACGTCACCCACCCGTTGGTCCAGCATAAGCTGACATTGATGCGCCAAAGCGATACATCGACGGCCTTGTTCCGCCAGTTGTTGCGCGAAATCAGCCAGTTGCTGGCCTATGAGGTGACCCGTGGCCTGCCGATGACAACCAAACGTATCGACACGCCGCTGGAGCCAATGGATGCGCCGGTGATTGACGGCAAGAAGCTGGCACTTGTGTCGATCCTGCGGGCGGGGAACGGGCTTTTGGATGGTGTGTTGGAGTTGATCCCGTCCGCCCGCGTCGGTTTCGTCGGACTGTATCGCGACGAGGAAACACTCAAGCCGGTACAGTATTATTTCAAGGTGCCGACAGAGCTCGAAGACCGCTTGGTCATTGCCGTCGATCCGATGCTGGCGACCGGCAATTCATCTGTGGCCGCGATCGACCTTTTGAAACAGGCCGGGGCCACGAACATCCGGTTCCTTTGCCTGCTGGCCGCACCCGAAGGGATTGCGCGCATGCGCGAGGCGCATCCCGATGTCCCGATTGTGACAGCTGCAATTGATAGCCATCTCAACGAGAAAGGTTATATCGTGCCGGGCCTTGGCGATGCTGGTGACCGGATGTTCGGGACAAAGTAA
- a CDS encoding 3-hydroxyacyl-CoA dehydrogenase NAD-binding domain-containing protein — translation MTDFTMTTDADGVATIVWDTVGKSMNVMTLVAWDDLEALVDQVLADDAIKGAIITSGKPGSFAGGMDLNVIAQMKDMAGDNPAKGLFDGIMNAHRIMRKIERAGMDPKTNKGGKPFVAALPGTALGIGLEIPLSCHRIIAADNPKAKIGLPEIMVGIFPGAGGTTRLSRKLGAMAASPLLLEGKLNDPVKAKAAGVVDEVVPADELLSAAKAWVLSEPNIVKPWDEKGYKMPGGTPYHPAGFMTFVGASAMVNGKTQGVYPAAKALLSAVYEGAMVPFDTALKIEARWFTNVLMNPSSSAMIRSLFINKEALEKGANRPEAPDQKVKKVGVIGAGMMGAGIALVSALAGIEVVLIDSTQEAADKGKSYTTAHLDKGIARKKVTEDKKEAVLGLINATTDYDALKGCDLIVEAVFEDVGVKAEVTAKVQAATGPDCIFATNTSTLPITELAKASADPEKFIGIHFFSPVDKMLLVEIIKGKETGDVAVAKALDYVRQIKKTPIVVNDERFFYANRCIIPYINEGIRMVKEGVEPALIENAAKLVGMPLGPLQLVDETSVDLGVKIAKATKAAVGDAYPDGEVDEVLFWMFDQKRLGRKSNAGFYTYDDKGKRLGLWDGLGAQYPVADEQPDLITVQHRLLFAQVLEAVRALEEGVLEDIREGDVGAILGWGFAPWSGGPFSWLDIIGTPYAAERCDQLTEEFGARFTTPALLREMADKGQEFYKRFGAAAQAA, via the coding sequence ATGACCGATTTCACAATGACCACAGACGCAGATGGCGTCGCAACCATCGTCTGGGACACTGTCGGCAAGTCCATGAACGTGATGACCCTCGTGGCCTGGGACGACCTTGAGGCGCTTGTCGATCAGGTGTTGGCCGATGACGCCATCAAAGGCGCCATCATCACATCCGGCAAGCCCGGCAGCTTTGCAGGCGGCATGGACCTGAACGTGATTGCACAGATGAAGGACATGGCAGGCGACAACCCGGCCAAGGGTCTCTTTGACGGGATCATGAACGCTCACCGCATCATGCGCAAAATCGAACGCGCTGGCATGGACCCCAAGACCAACAAAGGCGGCAAACCCTTTGTCGCCGCCCTGCCCGGCACTGCCCTTGGCATCGGTCTCGAAATTCCGCTGTCCTGCCACCGCATCATCGCTGCCGACAACCCCAAGGCCAAGATCGGCCTGCCGGAAATCATGGTCGGCATCTTCCCCGGCGCTGGCGGCACCACCCGCCTGTCCCGCAAGCTGGGCGCCATGGCCGCATCGCCGCTGCTGCTTGAGGGCAAGCTGAACGATCCGGTCAAGGCGAAAGCCGCCGGCGTGGTGGATGAGGTTGTGCCTGCCGACGAACTGCTCTCGGCTGCCAAGGCTTGGGTCCTGTCGGAACCCAACATCGTCAAGCCTTGGGATGAAAAGGGCTACAAGATGCCCGGTGGCACCCCTTACCACCCTGCCGGCTTCATGACCTTCGTTGGTGCCTCTGCCATGGTCAACGGCAAGACCCAAGGGGTCTACCCGGCTGCCAAGGCCCTCCTCTCTGCCGTCTACGAAGGCGCAATGGTGCCATTTGACACCGCGCTCAAGATCGAAGCCCGCTGGTTCACCAATGTCCTGATGAACCCGTCTTCCTCTGCCATGATCCGCAGCCTGTTCATCAACAAAGAAGCTTTGGAAAAGGGTGCAAACCGTCCTGAAGCGCCCGACCAGAAGGTCAAAAAAGTGGGCGTCATCGGCGCGGGCATGATGGGCGCTGGTATTGCGCTGGTATCCGCTTTGGCGGGGATCGAGGTTGTGCTGATCGACAGCACGCAGGAAGCCGCCGACAAAGGCAAATCCTACACGACAGCGCATCTGGATAAGGGGATTGCTCGCAAGAAGGTGACCGAAGACAAGAAAGAGGCCGTGCTTGGCCTGATCAACGCGACCACTGATTACGACGCGCTAAAAGGCTGTGATCTGATCGTTGAGGCCGTGTTCGAAGATGTGGGCGTCAAGGCAGAGGTCACTGCCAAGGTGCAAGCCGCCACCGGCCCCGATTGCATCTTTGCAACCAACACATCGACATTGCCGATCACCGAATTGGCCAAAGCCAGCGCTGATCCAGAAAAATTCATCGGCATCCACTTCTTCAGCCCCGTGGACAAGATGCTGCTGGTCGAGATCATCAAAGGCAAAGAGACCGGCGATGTGGCCGTGGCCAAGGCGCTCGACTATGTGCGCCAAATCAAGAAGACCCCGATTGTCGTTAACGACGAACGGTTCTTCTACGCCAACCGCTGCATCATTCCTTACATCAACGAAGGTATTCGGATGGTAAAGGAAGGGGTGGAACCCGCGCTCATCGAAAACGCGGCCAAACTGGTGGGCATGCCGCTGGGCCCGCTGCAACTGGTTGATGAAACCTCTGTCGATCTGGGCGTGAAGATCGCCAAGGCGACCAAAGCTGCGGTGGGCGATGCCTACCCCGATGGCGAAGTCGATGAAGTGCTGTTCTGGATGTTCGATCAAAAGCGTCTGGGCCGCAAATCCAACGCGGGCTTTTACACCTACGACGACAAAGGCAAACGTCTGGGTCTGTGGGATGGGCTTGGAGCACAGTACCCTGTCGCCGATGAACAGCCTGATCTGATCACGGTCCAGCACCGTCTGCTGTTTGCACAGGTCCTTGAAGCCGTGCGCGCGTTGGAAGAAGGCGTTCTCGAGGACATCCGCGAAGGCGACGTCGGCGCGATCTTGGGCTGGGGCTTTGCGCCATGGTCGGGTGGCCCGTTCAGCTGGCTGGATATCATCGGCACGCCTTATGCCGCAGAGCGGTGTGATCAACTGACCGAGGAATTCGGCGCGCGTTTCACAACACCGGCCTTGCTACGTGAGATGGCCGACAAAGGACAAGAGTTCTACAAGCGCTTCGGCGCAGCAGCCCAAGCGGCCTAA